CTGCAAGAATGAGAATTATATTTGGTTTCGGTTCCTCATTCTGGCCAGAGGTTTGTTGCTTTGTTTCACTGGTACATGAGAGTTGGGAAATGACTATCAAAGCAAACAAAATGAGTTGAATTAGATTCTTCATGATTTTTGTTCCGGTTAATTTGAAATTTGTTGATCGCAATATCTTTTCAAACTTAAAGTACCTGAAAAAAATAAATTACAGCAAAAATCGGAAGGAATTATTTTTCAGAAGAGGCTTTCTTCATAAGTATAAAACAGGTTCTGAAAATTATTTTTTCCTCCACACAGATAATTCAACAAGCGAAACTTCAATGGAACGTGTTGAGGAGCGTTGTGCCGCATTCAGGTTAAAAGGTTGTTCCACCAGCTCAAATTTATCTTGTAACAGCGCTTTTATTCCTTCAAAAGAACGAACGGGTTCGCCATCCTTTTTAAATCCTCCAGGCCAGTGTTCCCGTTTAATATTGTTTTTTCCCCAATTGTAAGTCGAGCCCAAAATTAGAATGCCACCGGCATTTAAACGTTCGTTTATCGAAACCAGAAAACGATCGGGAGCATACAATTCTTCCAGCAAATTTACGGCTAAAATCAAATCGTAACCGGTGTAAATGGGTTTCAGGTTGTTGGCATCGGCCTGCATAAACTGCGTATTTTCAAACTTCGTTATGCCTAACTTGCTTAGTTGAATATCGTTGTAATGCAGTAATTCTCCTTCGTCTTTTGTAATGTAACGTATAAAGCCTTTTTCCTGCAGTTGAATGGCCATTCGGATAAAACGTGCAGAGAAGTCGATACCTGTAACGTGTTGAAAGTGTGTTGCCACTTCAAAAACCGTTCGTCCGGTATCGCAATTCAGGTCAAGCATTTTTAAGCCGCTTCGCCCATCGGCGTATTTAATACAAATTTCAGCTAGTTTTTTCTGAAAGTTGTCAAATCCAAATGGAGTTACACCGTAATTAAATTCACACGATTGTGCCACTTCTTCATCGATTTCGTACGCATCGTTCCGAATTTGTAAAACGGCATCCGATTCTACCAAACGAAATCCTGCATGCTGGTAAAAATGGCGCCGGAAAGCATAACGTGCATACCAGGTTGCTTCGTTACCTGTTGAAATCCACGAACCTCCTTTAATCAGGTTGTGTTTACCGTCGAAAGTTGGTGTGGAAAAATCGTCGTAAAGCGGGTGTACTTTAAAACCGGGAAAACCGGTAACCGGCGTTTCTGTCCACTGCCAAACATTTCCAATAATGTCGTAAAAACCACCCTGTTTAAACGTATCGACAGGACAAGGCGAAATGTAAGCTGCCAGGTTTATATTGCCCTTTACAGCGGCAAAGTTATCGTCGCTAATTCCATTTTGACCGGCCAGACTGTACCATTCGGCTTCGGTGGGCAAGCGAAGGTTTTTTCCTGTCTTTTTACTTTTCCAGTTAGCAAAAGCTTTTGCTTCGAGGTAATTTACTTCAACCGGCCAGTTCCAGGGCATTTGTATTTCCTGATCGAACAAACGTAAAAAGTAGTCATTGTTTTGTTTGCGCCAAAATAACGGATGTTCCGCTTTTTTGTATTCTTTCCAGTTCCATCCTTCAGCGGTCCAGTACTCTTTTGTGAAATAGCCTCTGTCATTTACAAATTCAAAAAATTCGCTGTTGGAAACCAAAAATTCAGAGGCATTAAAAGAAGCCACTTTTTCAGGATTTGTTCCGTATTCCAAATCCCAACCGTACTGCCTGTGGTTTTCGGGTTTTCCGAGCACAATTTCGGTCTCTTTTACCGGCAAAAAACGATTGGTAGGTGCTTCTCCTATTTCGAAACAACGCTTGCCAAAAACATCAGGAATAACATTGTCGAGTGGCAATTGGCGAATCAAAACCGACGATGTTTCAATGTGAATTCGTTCGTGTTCAATGCCCATCATAATAATCCACAAAGGATGGTCGGGAGTAATAGGCAGATCAGTCGTGGTATTTTCAATGACACTTAAAATCACTTCCTTCACTTTTTGTCGATACGCCATAACTTCACTAACAGCAGGCCATTGATAATGCTGTTCGTTTAAATCGTCCCAACTCATTTCGTCAACGCCAATGGCAAAAACCGACTCAAAATGAGGATCGACCCGCGAGTCGATTAATTTGGCCAATATGAGTTTGTTTATGTAAAAAACGGCTGTATGTCCGTAATAAAAAATGAGCGGATGACGCAAAGAATCAGCTCTTCGGTAAAACGGTTCGTCACCTTTAAGGTACTCATAAAGCTTTTCATCGAGTTCAAAAGTGTTTAAAAAATAGGCGTGGATTTCTGCCTTTTTCGCAGATAAATCACCGTTTATCAGGTCAGTTGTATGGGTTACCAGTTGATTCATGCGTTCAACAAATTTTTTACGAATACCGAAAGTAATAAATTTAAAGTCATAAAAGTTGGCTCAGAAAACAAGTGCACATAAATTGTTTTCGATTTAATGTTAGCACTACCGACAACTAATCTAATTTTTGGTGGAGATAGATTTTTTC
The sequence above is a segment of the uncultured Draconibacterium sp. genome. Coding sequences within it:
- the ovoA gene encoding 5-histidylcysteine sulfoxide synthase codes for the protein MNQLVTHTTDLINGDLSAKKAEIHAYFLNTFELDEKLYEYLKGDEPFYRRADSLRHPLIFYYGHTAVFYINKLILAKLIDSRVDPHFESVFAIGVDEMSWDDLNEQHYQWPAVSEVMAYRQKVKEVILSVIENTTTDLPITPDHPLWIIMMGIEHERIHIETSSVLIRQLPLDNVIPDVFGKRCFEIGEAPTNRFLPVKETEIVLGKPENHRQYGWDLEYGTNPEKVASFNASEFLVSNSEFFEFVNDRGYFTKEYWTAEGWNWKEYKKAEHPLFWRKQNNDYFLRLFDQEIQMPWNWPVEVNYLEAKAFANWKSKKTGKNLRLPTEAEWYSLAGQNGISDDNFAAVKGNINLAAYISPCPVDTFKQGGFYDIIGNVWQWTETPVTGFPGFKVHPLYDDFSTPTFDGKHNLIKGGSWISTGNEATWYARYAFRRHFYQHAGFRLVESDAVLQIRNDAYEIDEEVAQSCEFNYGVTPFGFDNFQKKLAEICIKYADGRSGLKMLDLNCDTGRTVFEVATHFQHVTGIDFSARFIRMAIQLQEKGFIRYITKDEGELLHYNDIQLSKLGITKFENTQFMQADANNLKPIYTGYDLILAVNLLEELYAPDRFLVSINERLNAGGILILGSTYNWGKNNIKREHWPGGFKKDGEPVRSFEGIKALLQDKFELVEQPFNLNAAQRSSTRSIEVSLVELSVWRKK